The following nucleotide sequence is from Gemmatimonadota bacterium.
GCCATCCTCGACCGCGAAACGGGCGCCGATTCCAGCGATCTGGACGTCCCCACCTCGCTGTTCACCGTCACGGCCTCCACCCGGATGGAGTAAGCGCCGGCGCCGGCGGGACTTCACCGGACAGGCCGTCCTGTGCAGATTGTCGGGCTCGCTTGTTGCAACGCCTGCACCCGTGGCACCAGGGCGGCCGTGGTGCCGTCCGTCCCCTTGAACGCGCCCCGACCCGATGAGCCACCGACAGAAGATCCCCTACCTGCCGGACGCCCTCGAGGGCCTCGCCGAGCTGGCCACGAACCTCTGGTGGTCCTGGCACCTGGAGGCGCGGGCGCTGTTCGCCTCGATCGATCCCATCTTGTGGCGGCAGTGGTGGCACAACCCCATCGCCCTCTTGCGGAAGGCCGACCCGGCCCGGCTGGCCGAGTGTGCCAGCGATCCGCAGTTCCTGCAGCGGTACCACGCCGTCCAGGAGCGGATGCGGCAGGAGCTCACCGGGGACGACACGTGGTTCCACGAGCGCCACCCCGACCTCGGACGCGGGCGGCCGATCGCGTACTTCTGCGCCGAGTTCGCGCTGCACAACTCCGTGCCCATCTACTCGGGCGGTCTCGGCGTGCTCGCTGGTGACCATTGCAAGGCCATCTCCGACCTGGGCGTCCCCTTCGTGGGCGTCGGGCTGCTGTACGCCAAGGGATACTTCGACCAGAAGCTGACGGCGGACGGATGGCAGGTGGACGGGGACGAGCCGTTCGACACCGACCTGATGCCGTTGACGGCGCTGCGGGCGGAGGACGGCAGCCGGGTCCTCGCCACGCTCCCCACGGGAGATCGGGACATCCACATCGGGGCGTGGGAGATCCGGGTGGGTCGCACACGGGTCATCCTGCTCGATACGGACCTGGAGGAGAACCACCGCGACGACCGGGCGCTGACGAGCAAGCTGTACGGCGGCGGACGCGAGCTGCGCCTCAAGCAGGAGTGGATCCTGGGCGTGGGGGGCGTGCGTGTCCTGCGCGCGCTGGGCGTTCGCCCGGGCGCGTGGCACGCGAACGAGGGCCACGCCGCGTTCATGCTGATCGAGCGGCTGCGCGAGTACCTCGAGCGCGGCATGGGCGCCCATGACGCCGTCGCGCGCGTGCGCGCCCACAGCGTCTTCACGACGCACACGCCGGTTCCCGCCGGCCATGACACCTTCCAGCGCGAACAGATCGAGTCCTGCATCCCGGCGGCCTACTGGGAGGGGATGGGGATGGACACCGAGGGCTTCCTGTCCCTGGGACGCCATCCCGAGATCGACCACCAGACCTTCCACATGACCGCAGCCGCCATCCGGCTCTGTCAGGGAGTCAACGGGGTGTCCGAGCGGCACGGTCTGGAGACCCGCCGCATCTGGCAGTCGCTGTGGCCGGGCGTGCAGCCGGAGGCCGTGCCCATCGGGCACGTCACCAACGGCGTGCACATGCCGACGTGGATGAGCGCCGAGATCCGCCTGCTCCTGGATCGCCACCTGGGGCACGAGTGGCGCGCTCCCGGCGCGGCCCCGGAGCTGTGGGACCGCGTCCTGGAGATCCCGGACCGTGAGCTCTGGCACACGCACGTCGGGCTGAAGAAGCAACTGTTCCGGTTCATCCGCGAGCAGTCGCGGCGCCGCTGGACCGAGCACTGGGACGAGCCCGCCCACCTGGCGGCCTCCGGGACCCTCCTGGATCCGGACGCGCTGACGCTCGGCTTCGCGCGCCGCTTCGCGACCTACAAGCGGGCCGACCTGCTGCTCCGGAGCGAGGGTCGTCTGCTGCGGCTCCTGACCAACGCGCGGCGTCCCGTGCAGATCGTCTTCGCGGGCAAGGCCCATCCCGCGGACGACGCCGGCAAGCAGGTCCTGCAACGGATCTACCAGCTGGCGCGCGACCCCAAGGTGGAGGGACGGGTCGCGTTCCTGGAGGACTACGAGCTGCACCTGGCCCACCGGCTCTACGAAGGGGTGGACGTGTGGTTGAACCTGCCCCGGGTGCCGTTGGAGGCCTGCGGCACCAGTGGCATGAAGGCGGCGCTGAACGGAGTCCCCCAGCTCGCGACACTCGATGGCTGGTGGGCGGAGGGCTTCACCGGGAAGAACGGATGGGCCATCCCGCTCCCGGGGGAGCGCTCGGACGTGGACGAGGCGGACTGGGATCACCTCTTCACGCTGCTCGAGGACGAGGTGCTCCCCCTCTATCACGAGCGCGACGCGGACGGCGTGCCCCACGGCTGGGCCGAACGGATGAAGCACGCGATCCGGGAAGCCGGGCGCAACTTCACGGCCGGCGGCATGATCGAGCGCTATGTCGCGCAGTACTACGTCGGCGCCTGTCGCGGGGACGCGGGGACGGACCTTCCCCCCCACGGCTGATGCCGGGGCCGGGACAGTCGGGTCAGGCGAGCAGGCGCCAGACCTGCGCCACCAGGAAGCAGACCACGAAGCCCAGGGCGAGCGGCAGCACCGTGGCCAGCGCCGTCCAGCGCTTGCTGCCCGTCTCCTTGTAGATGGTGTAGATCGTGGTCGAGCAGGGGTTGTGCAGCAGGCTGAACAGCATGAGGCACACGGCCGTCAGCAGCGTCCAGCCCCCTGCCTGCAGCACGGAGCCCATGGCGTCCGCGGAGTCCAGCTCGAACATCACGCCCGCCCCCGATCCCACGCCGGCCATGCCCGTGGTCAGCACGGTGAGCATCAGGACGGTCGGGATGACGATCTCGTTGGCGGGGATGGCCACCACGTAGGCCAGCAGGATCACGCCGTTCAGGCCCAGCAGCACACCGAGCGGGTTCATCCATCCGATCAGGTGCTCCGCGACGCTGGTGCCGCCCACCGTGATGTTGGACGTGAGCCAGATCACGGCCCCCGCGGGAAGCGCGAAGACCACGGCGCGCCAGAGCACGATCAACGTGCGATCGATGAGCGAGGTGTACAGCGTCTGCAGGATGCGCGGGGGACGATACGGGGGCAGCTCGAGGCTGAACGCGGTGGCTTCCCCACGTAGCACCGTGCGGGAGAGACCCCACGACGTGAGGAGCATCACACCGATCCCCAGCAGCGCGATCCCGACGACCGCGGCGGCCGAGACGATGCCTGCGAGGGCGGGCGGCGCCAGGGCGCCGATGAACAGCGTCGCGATGAGGATCTGCGTGGGCCAACGGCCGTTGCACAAGGAGAAGTTGTTGGTGAGGATGGCGATGAGGCGCTCGCGTGGGCTGTCGATGATGCGCGTGGCCACCACACCGGCCGCGTTGCA
It contains:
- the glgP gene encoding alpha-glucan family phosphorylase, with translation MSHRQKIPYLPDALEGLAELATNLWWSWHLEARALFASIDPILWRQWWHNPIALLRKADPARLAECASDPQFLQRYHAVQERMRQELTGDDTWFHERHPDLGRGRPIAYFCAEFALHNSVPIYSGGLGVLAGDHCKAISDLGVPFVGVGLLYAKGYFDQKLTADGWQVDGDEPFDTDLMPLTALRAEDGSRVLATLPTGDRDIHIGAWEIRVGRTRVILLDTDLEENHRDDRALTSKLYGGGRELRLKQEWILGVGGVRVLRALGVRPGAWHANEGHAAFMLIERLREYLERGMGAHDAVARVRAHSVFTTHTPVPAGHDTFQREQIESCIPAAYWEGMGMDTEGFLSLGRHPEIDHQTFHMTAAAIRLCQGVNGVSERHGLETRRIWQSLWPGVQPEAVPIGHVTNGVHMPTWMSAEIRLLLDRHLGHEWRAPGAAPELWDRVLEIPDRELWHTHVGLKKQLFRFIREQSRRRWTEHWDEPAHLAASGTLLDPDALTLGFARRFATYKRADLLLRSEGRLLRLLTNARRPVQIVFAGKAHPADDAGKQVLQRIYQLARDPKVEGRVAFLEDYELHLAHRLYEGVDVWLNLPRVPLEACGTSGMKAALNGVPQLATLDGWWAEGFTGKNGWAIPLPGERSDVDEADWDHLFTLLEDEVLPLYHERDADGVPHGWAERMKHAIREAGRNFTAGGMIERYVAQYYVGACRGDAGTDLPPHG